The proteins below come from a single Beutenbergia cavernae DSM 12333 genomic window:
- a CDS encoding DUF58 domain-containing protein, producing the protein MTTPSGAPRPFAAVGSARPTWRPGLAAASVAVAAILLAFVGLLAARPDVALLGAPMLLTVAYALARPRGVPAVRLREQHVRAEAGRFTGALEIDDGGASTVRLRVSTPGFRSVEALLAADARAEVAVVSARTGPQEFFRTDWIAEGVDAAFVTEPRLVPAVRVTVEPAMHALGQQPLPFRLLGLTGAHTGRRPGDGDDLHDIAPFAPGDRLRRIDWRVTARRGTQSGAATELYVRRTRARADAVVMLVVDSRDDVGADVVTWAGGIPVPRDEPTSLDIAREAAASIGRAFLAGGDRVGLEDLSVRRRGVRPGSGRAHLDRITYRLALSRPEGDPSRRLRPPQVPSGALVVLVSTFLDAQSARMARLWRASGHRVVAVDVLPATRTDRLDDAELTAYRLVALARSTALERLVREGVELVSWTGPGGPVAASVALAALRRARPAEARR; encoded by the coding sequence GTGACGACGCCGTCAGGGGCGCCCCGGCCGTTCGCGGCCGTCGGGTCGGCACGGCCCACGTGGCGACCCGGCCTCGCCGCCGCGTCGGTCGCCGTCGCGGCGATCCTGCTCGCGTTCGTCGGACTGCTCGCGGCGCGCCCCGACGTCGCGCTCCTCGGCGCGCCGATGCTCCTCACCGTCGCGTACGCGCTCGCCCGCCCTCGCGGCGTCCCCGCCGTGCGCCTGCGCGAGCAGCACGTGCGGGCGGAGGCCGGGCGGTTCACCGGCGCGCTGGAGATCGACGACGGCGGCGCCTCGACCGTGCGTCTGCGGGTGAGCACGCCGGGCTTCCGCAGCGTCGAGGCGCTCCTCGCCGCCGACGCCCGCGCCGAGGTGGCCGTCGTCAGCGCCCGGACCGGGCCCCAGGAGTTCTTCCGCACCGACTGGATCGCGGAGGGCGTCGACGCGGCGTTCGTGACGGAGCCGCGGCTCGTGCCCGCCGTCCGAGTCACCGTCGAGCCCGCGATGCACGCGCTCGGCCAGCAGCCGCTGCCGTTCCGGCTGCTCGGCCTCACCGGGGCGCACACGGGCCGCCGGCCGGGTGACGGCGACGACCTGCACGACATCGCCCCGTTCGCCCCCGGCGACCGCCTCCGCCGGATCGACTGGCGGGTCACGGCCCGGCGCGGCACGCAGAGCGGGGCGGCGACGGAGCTGTACGTGCGCCGCACCAGGGCGCGCGCGGACGCCGTCGTCATGCTGGTCGTCGACAGTCGTGACGACGTCGGCGCCGACGTCGTCACGTGGGCGGGCGGGATCCCGGTCCCGCGCGACGAGCCGACGTCCCTCGACATCGCGCGCGAGGCGGCGGCGTCGATCGGCCGGGCGTTCCTGGCCGGCGGCGACCGCGTGGGCCTCGAGGACCTGTCGGTGCGGCGGCGCGGCGTCCGGCCGGGCTCGGGGCGTGCGCACCTCGACCGCATCACGTACCGGCTCGCGCTCTCCCGCCCGGAGGGTGATCCGAGCCGCCGGCTCCGGCCGCCGCAGGTCCCCTCCGGCGCCCTCGTGGTGCTGGTCTCGACCTTCCTCGACGCGCAGAGCGCCCGGATGGCGCGCCTGTGGCGGGCGTCGGGCCACCGCGTCGTCGCCGTCGACGTGCTGCCCGCGACCCGCACCGACCGCCTCGACGACGCCGAGCTCACCGCGTACCGGCTGGTCGCCCTCGCCCGCTCGACGGCGCTCGAACGGCTGGTCCGGGAGGGCGTGGAGCTCGTCAGCTGGACCGGACCCGGGGGGCCGGTGGCGGCGTCGGTCGCGCTCGCCGCCCTGCGGCGCGCCCGCCCCGCGGAGGCCCGCCGATGA